The following proteins are co-located in the Doryrhamphus excisus isolate RoL2022-K1 chromosome 15, RoL_Dexc_1.0, whole genome shotgun sequence genome:
- the eif3g gene encoding eukaryotic translation initiation factor 3 subunit G, which translates to MPSIEYDDSKPSWADQVEEEVDEGTLPSPKETIKGNIKTITEYKIDDDGKKFKIVRTFKIETRKASKAIARRKNWKKFGNSEFDAPGPNVATTTVSDDVLMTFISSKEDLNAQDQDEDPMNKLKGQKIVSCRICKGDHWTTRCPYKDTLGPMQKELAEQLGLSTGDKEKPAGAAEPEPVQPAQSKTGKYVPPSLRDGGTRRGESMQPNRRADDNATIRVTNLSEDTRETDLQELFRPFGSISRIYLAKDKNTGQSKGFAFISFHRREDAARAIAGVSGFGYDHLILNVEWAKPSNN; encoded by the exons ATGCCGTCGATTGAGTACGACGA CTCTAAGCCCAGCTGGGCCGACCAAGTCGAGGAGGAAGTAGATGAAG GAACACTTCCATCACCCAAGGAAACCATTAAAGGAAACATAAAAACCATCACAGAGTATAAAATAGACGATGATGGGAAAAAGTTCAAG ATTGTGCGGACATTCAAAATTGAGACCAGGAAAGCCTCCAAAGCCATTGCCAGGAGAAAG AACTGGAAGAAATTTGGCAACTCTGAGTTCGATGCTCCAGGTCCTAATGTGGCCACCACCACCGTCAGCGACGACGTTCTGATGACCTTCATTTCCAGCAAGGAG GATTTAAATGCTCAAGACCAAGATGAAGACCCCATGAACAAGCTGAAAGGACAGAAGATCGTGTCATGTCGTATCTGCAAAGGCGACCATTGGACTACGCGCTGTCCTTACAAGGACACGTTGGGCCCCATGCAGAAGGAGCTTGCCGAGCAGCTTGGCCTCTCCACTGGCGACAAAGAGAAACCAGCTGGTGCCG CTGAACCAGAACCTGTGCAGCCTGCACAAAGTAAGACTGGCAAGTACGTGCCCCCCAGTCTCAGGGATGGAGGCACACGTAGAGGAGAGTCAATGCAACCTAACCGGAGAG CGGACGACAACGCCACCATCCGTGTCACCAACCTGTCCGAGGACACCCGCGAGACCGACCTTCAGGAGCTCTTCAGACCATTCGGCTCAATTTCCAGAATCTACCTGGCCAAAGACAAGAACACGGGACAGTCAAAG GGCTTTGCATTCATCAGCTTCCACCGCCGGGAGGATGCAGCCAGAGCCATCGCTGGCGTGTCAGGGTTTGGATATGATCATCTCATTCTCAATGTTGAATGGGCCAA ACCTTCAAACAACTGA